The Cognaticolwellia beringensis genome segment TGTAAATGGCTGACCGTCCAGCGCTGATTTGCTTCTAGCCAGCCTTCACTGGCTTTTTTGTCTTTATGTAAATGCGCTGAATCTCGCACCACTATCTGTCGATAAGACTTCAGATCTTCTAAGCTGAGCTTGCGCTTAAGTTTATGTAAAGGATGAGTTGGGCTAGCCACCGCGTTAAAGGTGATGTAACACAAACTTTCACTAAAGCCGGTACCTAGCGAAATAGGTGATATAGCAATTTCAACAGCATCTTGGCTTAGTAACTCACTCGCGCCGCTGAGTATGGTTTCAATTAATTCAATTTGCAGCAAAGGGTATTGCACGGAAACCTTTTCAAGCACTTGGTACAACACCGTACGGGGAAATATTTCATCAACCGCAATTTTTAGCGTAGTCTCGATACCTTGGCTTAACGTTTGACCAATAGCTTCAATTTTTTTCGCTTCTTGAAGTAAGTAATTTGCCCGTTGAAGCATTAATTGACCGGCCTCAGTTAATACGGTTTTACGTCCTTCAATTTTAAATAGTTTTACCCCTAGCGAGTTTTCTATTTTACTGACAGCATTATGAATACTTGATTGGCTTTTATGTACACCTTGCGATGCTTGATTAAAACCACCAAATTCGACAACAGCATGGAACATACGCCATTGCTCTAAGGATATTCTTAGCATTTATTTACTCGCATTATTGAGTTTTTCCGACGTTGTCGCATTACTTTCTACAACACTTGCTTCGTCACTTTCTGTAATGTCATCACAAGGTGTACCGTCACTTTTTCGACAGGTATTTAATTTCTCTTGCTCATTTCTATCGTTACTCAATACTTGTTTTAAATCTTCGATACGTTGTTTTACGGCGATACCATAACTATGATCATCACCCCATAAATCTGCTAACGCGGTTAATGACTCATTATCATGTTTGGCAAATATTTCACCTGCTCGTTTAGCGTCTGCCGGTTCATTACCCAATAAGGTAAGGGCTTCAACACCTAAGTTAAGCGCAGAATCAAAGGTTTCACGCTTAAATGTCTCAATGCCAAGGTGCATTAATTGATAAGCATGGCGGCGGTCGATAGCACGAGCGGCAATTTTTAGTTGAGGGTAATGCTTTTTAGCCATGGTCGCTATTTCAAGCACTTTGTCGGCATCATCAATGGCAATAACGAGTAATTGTGCTTCGCTAGCACCAGAAGCGGTTAGCAAGTCTATACGGGCAGCGTCGCCATAAAATACTTTATTACCAAAGCGCCTTAGCAATTCAATTTGGCTTGGACTGTGGTCAAGAATCGATAAGTGATATCCCTGCGCGGTTAATAAGCGGCCAATAACTTGACCAAAACGGCCATAGCCAGCAATGATGACATTCTTAGTGGCTTCTATTTGTTCAGGCTTGTCGAACGCTTGTTGTGTATTGTCTTCGCGGTTAATGACTTTTTCATAAAACATCAATAGCAAAGGGGCCATTAGCATTGATATGGCAACAACTAAAGTGGTTAACTTGGTTTGTTCAACACTGAGAATTTGTAATGTACTGGTTAGCGATAACAAGACAAAGGCAAATTCGCCCCCTTGCGCTAACGCTAAGGTAAACAGTAACTTTTGTTTGCTTTTAATGTTAAAAGCGTAAGCAAGGATATATAACACGAAAGCTTTAATCACAATAAGTCCGATGACAAAGAGCATGACATTGCTAAATTGTTCGATTAATAACGGAAAATCAATAGATGCACCTACCGTGATAAAAAACAGTCCAAGTAATAAACCTTTAAAGGGTTCAATATCGACTTCTAACTCATGTCTAAATTCGCTTTCGGCTAAAACCACACCCGCTAAAAATGTCCCTAAAGCCGGAGATAAACCAATTTTTTGCATGATGACCGCAATAACAATCACTAAAAACAAAGCGAACAGGGTGAATAGCTCGCGCAAACGTGTTTCCGCGATATAGCGAAACAGTGGGGTTGCAATGTATTTGCCAGAAAATATTATCGCGGCAATGGTCGCTAGTGATATTAATACTTGTGCGAATACCGGTAGGTGTTCAATTAAATTACCATGATTTGAGGCAACATGGGATATTTCGCTAAAGGCCAGTAATGGCAATAGTGCTAAAATTGGAATAACGGCAATATCTTGAAATAACAGTACAGAGAAGGCGTTTTGACCGGCTTCTTGTTTGATCCAACCTTTCTCAGTCAACGTTTGCAAAACAATAGCAGTTGAAGACAGTGCTAGCATCAACCCTATGGCTAGTGAGGTTTCCCAGCGCAAGTTTAAGATGAAATAACAAACAGCAAAGAATAACGCTGTAGTGAGTAAAACTTGTAATCCACCTAAGCCAATAATGGAATGTCTTAACTTCCATAATCGTGAGGGCTGTAACTCTAAGCCCACTAAAAATAGCATCATGACTACACCAAACTCTGCAAAGTGCATAACATCGGTTTGGTCGCCTACAAGCCCGAAAGCAAAGGGACCAATGATGATGCCGGCAATGAGGTAGCCAAGCACGGAGCCCAAGCCTAAACGCTTGGCAATGGGCACCGCTACTATGGCTGCGGCTAAATAAATGACTGCCATTTCTAACATAGATTTCTCTTTTTTATTATTTTAATAAACAACTGCATATAAGTATTTTGTTCACGTTGTAATACCATTTTATATAAGGAAGTGGTTACTTCTTTATATAAAATGGTATTAGCTAGATGAGCATAAAATGTACGTTAATTTCATGCTCATCTATAGACTTTTATTTTTCATTTTACCGCTGAAGTATATCGTTTTATTTTATATTACGACATTTTACTTGTTAGCAAGGGGCTGCTAACAAGTACAGTGACACGGGCTTATAACGGAATAAACTCTTTATCATCACCAGGAATAGTGGGGAATCTACCGTTTTTCCAATCGTCTTTGGCTTGTTCCATTCTTTCTTTAGTATAAGCGACAAAATTCCAGTGTAAGTAAGGAACTTTTTGAAATTTTTCACCACCGAGCATGATAAATCGTCCGCCTTCGATCATGGTTATGTCATGATCATTTTCGTCTAAAAAAACAAACTCACTTGTCCCATAAGTTTCACCCTTTATTTCAATTTTGCCACTGATAACGAATATTGCCGTTTCTTGTGTTGGGTGCGGCTTAGTTATGGTGCTTTCTGCTCCGGCCACTACGTCAATATAAAACATCGGTGAATAACTTTTTACCGGTGAGCTTAACCCGTATGCATCACCGACAATAAGCCTCATCATGACATCTTTATAAGTCGAGTGTGGTAAGTCTTGTTTTTTAACGTGAATAAAGGCCGGTTCAATTTCAACTTTATCTTCCGGTAATGCTATCCAGCATTGTAAGCCGCTAATAGCATGTGGGTTAGCTCTTACTTCAAAAGACTCACGCTCTGAGTGCGTAATACCTTTACCTGCGGTCATCCAATTAACATCACCTGGGCTTATTTCAAGGTTATTACCCAGTGAATCGCGATGTAAAATATTCCCGGCAAATAAGTAAGTTAAAGTTGATAGACCAATATGCGGATGCGGTCTAACATTAATCCCTTTTCCTGCTGGAAAATCATTAGGACCCATTTGGTCAAAGAAAATAAATGGACCTACCATACGTTTCTCTTGATGAGGTAAAACGCGTTTTACATGTAAACCACCGAGGTCGTGTTCGATTGATGTTAGCACTTTTGCCATGTTGAACTCACTTTTAGTAAATGATTAACGGTTGAACTCCTGACGATTGTTAATACGAACCGCCACTAGTTCTCATATATTATCTGTTAATAAACTTAACATTCTTTTTAAGGTAACAATATTATTAAAAAGTTAACGATGCATTCTTTTAAAGTGGATGAGTATTTAGCTTAATCGAAAAAGCTATTTCTACAAACATTCTATTTAATAGAATGTTTTGTGCGTAAATTAGTAATTTTGTTCTGCTCATTTTTAATCAATACTGTGCTCATCAAATTTACAGCTAGTGTTAATTATTAAGACTAGACCAAGTTAAGATTAATAAAAGAGAAGAGGTTAGCTATGAACAACATTTTATTCATTAAGTCGTCATTAAATGGTGAGCAGGGTAATTCAACTAAATTAGCGCAAGAGTTAGTGACTAATTTGTCAGCTACTTCGGAGGTCAAGGTTGTTGACCGAGATCTAGCCAAACAAGCGCTAGCTCATTTAACTCAGGAAGAAATGGCGGCGTGGATGGCACAAGAAAGCGAGCGAACTGAGCAACAAGCATTGCTTGCTAGCGTTTCTGATAGCTTGATAACAGAATTAACAAAAGCAGATACGCTAGTCGTTGCTATGCCTATGTACAACTTTGGCGTGCCATCAACCTTTAAAGCTTGGGTAGATAGAGTAGCGCGAGCAGGTGTAACCTTTCGTTACACTGAAAATGGCCCTGTGGGTTTATTAAAAAACAAAAGAGTTATTGTGGTTGCAGCGCGCGGTGGTATGCATGCAGGCACAACAAGTGATTCGCAAACGCAATACTTAACCAGTTTCTTTAACTTTATTGGTATTGATAACATTGATTTTATTTACGCTGAAGGCCTAAACATGCCTGGAGGCGATGAAAGATTTGCCGCCGCACAATCAGTGATAAAAAGCGTTAGCCTGTAAAAATACAGCTGTAACAAATTAAGCAATATTTAACATCATTAACAAGAGTAAGGAATTTAAAATGAAAGCATTATTAGCAAAACTAACCCGTTCAAACGCAGGTTACTCGGCATTAGCACTTCGTCTGCCTATTGGGATTATTTTTATGGCCCATGGTGCACAAAAACTGTTTGGCTGGTTTGGTGGCTACGGTCTTGAAGGTACGGGCGGTTGGATGGAGTCAATTGGTTTGGCACCTGGTTTTATAATGGCGTTATTAGCGGGTAGTGCAGAGTTTTTTGGTGGTTTATTTATTCTGTTAGGTTTATTAACACGCCCAGCAGCCATTGCACTTTCGTTAACTATGGTTGTAGCGATTTTCTCGGTGCATTTTGCTAATGGTTTATTTATGTCAAATAACGGTTATGAGTTTGGTTTAGCCTTGCTAGCAGCGAGTGTTTCATTAGCATTTTCTGGCTCAGGTAAGTTGGCATTGGATAATGTGCTAGCGAAAAAGTTAAGTTAAGCATCATATTCTGCAAAATATACTTCAACCCAGTTTATTTTTAATCTAGGTTGATGGAATACCTTTAAAAGACTAAAGTTTACGCCATATTGTTTGGTTGAAACTTTAGTCTTTCTTCGTTTAAAATTACTAATTAAAGCCAGTAAAAAAGTGATATTAAGTGCTAGCGTGATTAATAGTCCGCAATTGCTGAGATTTTCGGGTGTAGCTCCTGCTGCGGAATTAGCCGAGCATAATATTGATTTGGTGTATGATTTAGCGAGGGCAGTGAAAACTTGCAAAACCATCATGATGCTATTTTACATTACTTATGTAAGCTGGCGGCTGATTAACCACAATACTTTCGATGTTAGCCCGTGACTTTGATAGACGATTGCAGGATTTTACGTAACTTTACTGCGCTCTGAAGCGCGCCATTATCAAGATGACTTAACCCTGTCCTAAGAAATAGCGGGTCTAGATCAAAGTGATAAAGTTGATAACCGTATTGCTTTTTTTACTGAGCTAGAAGCTCAATTAATTATCAGCCCATATAATAACTTCAAATTTCATAATGGTTCACCCACACTGTAAATTTAATGGCAGTTCTACTCGATAAATATAACCTAATTATGCTTTAATTCAGTATGCTGAAAAATAATCATTAGCTATATCAAATGAATTAAGTAAATGCGCTAAAGCTCACCATTGCAATTGACAGCAATGGCCAGTTTTAGAAGGTTTAGGGACTATTAGAAAAACCGGTAATATTTAAGTGGTATTATTTTTTATACTAATTGTTTCATCTGGGTATTTAGCTTTTAACATAACTCAATTAAATTTCAGTGCTTTTATGGGCTATTTATTTATACATTAATAAAGGAATAATTGATGCGTTCTTCGATTGCATTGCTTGGAGCAGTTGTATTTTTGTCTGCTTGCCAACCTAATAGTTCAACACAAACAACCGTCCAAGAATCACCAGCGATAGCAGTGTCTAAAACCGTTACACAAAGCCAGCTTAGTGAGACAAAGCGCTTAAATGAATGGTTTGCGATTAAATATGAAGCGCAGTTGCAAAATAGCCCTATGATGTTAACTATGTTAGGGCGTAAAGATAAATACGACCAAATTGACGACATGACTGAGTCATATCAGCAAGAACAATTAGCATGGCAAGCCGCAAGTGTTGATGAGTTAACGGCTAATTTTGATTACAGTAAATTAACATCAGAAGCAAAAATGTCGTACGATATTTGGCTTTATTTATACCAACAAGCCAAAACAGCGGCTAAGTTTAATAAACATCGTTATATTTTTGATCAATTTGATGGTGCTCAAGCAAGTGTTGCCCAGTTTTTAATTAATTTTCATCGCGTTGATGAGTTAAGTGATATGCAGGCATATATAACTCGTATTGCTGGTATTAGTACTGCGATTACTCAGTTACTAGAAAGAGCTAAAGTAAATGCAGCTGCCGGTACAAGACCACCAAAGTTTGCCTATGAAGGTGTTATTGAACAATCAAATAACCTTATTTCAGGTATACCATTTTCAAACGCAGAAGATGCAAGCGACTCGCCACTGTGGATGGACATTGAACGGAAAATTCGTGGCTTAGTTGATACAGATGAAATTTCCGTAGATCAAGCACAGGCATTAAAATTTGCGGCTAAAAAGCAGCTGCTTGAGGTTTTTTTACCAAGTTATCAAGCGCTGATAGCTTGGTTTGAGAGTGATATTGTTAATACGGTCAGCAATCCTACCGGCGTTTCTTCACAAAAAAATGGTCAGGCGTTTTACAGTCAAATGATTGAAGCATCAACAACCACTGAATTAACGGCTGAAGAAATTCATAATATTGGCATTAAAGAAGTTGAGCGTATTACCAACGAGATGATCACAATTAAAGAACGTGTAGGTTTTAAAGGTGACTTATCGGCATTTTTTGACTTTATTAAAACCGATGAACAGTTCTTTTATTCAAATACCAATATAGGACGACAAGGCTATATTACTGATACTGAAATTTATTTAGATTTTATTAATAAGCAGCTACCAAACTACTTTGGTATATTGCCTCAAGCGGGGTTAGTTGTTAAACGTGTTGAAGCCTTTAGAGAGCAAGATGGTGCAGCACAGCATTATGCGCCTGGTACACCTGACGGCAGTCGTCCCGGGGTTTATTACGCACATTTATCTGACATGTTATCGATGCCAAAGAATGAAATGGAAGGGGTTGCTTACCATGAGGGAAACCCTGGCCATCATATGCAAATTTCTATTGCTCAAGAGCTTACTTCAATCCCACAATTTAGAACGCAAACAAGCTTTATCGCCTATGTTGAGGGCTGGGGCTTATATGCTGAATTATTAGCAAAAGAAATGGGGGGCTATCAAGATGATTATTCTGATTTTGGCCGACTAGTAAACGAAATATGGCGCGCGGTTCGCTTGGTCGTTGATACCGGTCTACATGCAAAAGGCTGGACTGAAGAGCAAGCTGTTACATACTTTAAAGAAAAAACCCCGGTTGCTGAAGACGCTATTATCTCTGAAATCCGTCGATACTTAGTATTACCTGGGCAAGCAACCGCTTATAAAATAGGTATGTTAAAAATGCAAGAATTACGTGCAAGTGCGGAACAAAAATTAGGAGATCGTTTCGACATTCGTGGTTTCCACGATACTGTGTTGGGAGGAGGCGCAATGCCATTAGCACTATTAGAGCGAAGAGTGAATGACTGGATAAAAAGCCAAATGACAAAATAACGATTGGATTTGGTGTACTATTTGTTGTGAAATTGGTGTAAATGCCTAAACGATAGTTCAGGTTAAATTACTTTATATTGTAATACGCTGAGAATGAGACATGTTAATACACTATTTTTACTCAAATGGACTATCCAGTAAATCCATAGAATCAGGCGTCACCTTCAGCCATGCACCTTGTTCGTACCAGTCACCTAGTACTATGCGTTGCGCTTGTTGATTATTTGCTTTTACGTCATGTACTGCGGGTCGATGAGTATGCCCATGAATCAAAAGTTGACTTTGGTATTGCTCTAAGCAATGCACGACTTCACTATCAGTGACATCCATAATATCTTGCGACTTCATTGCTGTTGCTGTCGAACTTTGCTCGCGATAATTGTTGGCAATCTTCCGTCGAACAAATAAGGGTAAACTTTTTATAAGAGCTTGCCACCACCAACTTCGTGATTTTTTACGAAAAGCTTGATAGCCAACATCTCGTGTACAAAGGGTATCGCCATGCATAATAACAACAGGCATGCCATATAAGTCTATTAGCGTTACTTCAGGTAGTAACTCCATACCTGATTGCTTGGCAAAGCGTTTGCCCAATAAAAAGTCGCGATTGCCGTGTATAAAGTAAATTTTACAGCCAAGCACCGATAGGGCTTTAATCGCCTGAGAAATTTCTAAAAGGAAGGGGCTGTTATCGTCGTCGCCTATCCAATACTCGAATAAATCGCCTAAAATATACAATGTTTGTGCTTTTGGGGCGTCGTTTTTCAAGAAAGTTAAAAAACAGGCCGTGATGTCGGGCCTGTTTTGTGCGAGATGTAAATCAGCAATAAAATAAGTTAATGCTGATTTATTATTCACATGAGAGGTTTCACTCATATCATTGACGTCGGTAATCAATAATTACGCTACGATTGTTTCTTCAATGATTATTTCTTCTTTTGGCACATCATCGTGAAAACCATTGCGACCCGTATCAACAAGCGTCATTTTATCGACAATGTCCATACCTTCAACCACTTTAGCAAACACACAGTAACCCCAGCCT includes the following:
- a CDS encoding LysR family transcriptional regulator — its product is MLRISLEQWRMFHAVVEFGGFNQASQGVHKSQSSIHNAVSKIENSLGVKLFKIEGRKTVLTEAGQLMLQRANYLLQEAKKIEAIGQTLSQGIETTLKIAVDEIFPRTVLYQVLEKVSVQYPLLQIELIETILSGASELLSQDAVEIAISPISLGTGFSESLCYITFNAVASPTHPLHKLKRKLSLEDLKSYRQIVVRDSAHLHKDKKASEGWLEANQRWTVSHLQSSIDMICKGLGFAWLPVNLIEQQLNDKELIPLKLNENRQRSTQLYLTFKDGDSLGPAASSFIAEMRLQCLHLQNT
- a CDS encoding monovalent cation:proton antiporter-2 (CPA2) family protein — translated: MLEMAVIYLAAAIVAVPIAKRLGLGSVLGYLIAGIIIGPFAFGLVGDQTDVMHFAEFGVVMMLFLVGLELQPSRLWKLRHSIIGLGGLQVLLTTALFFAVCYFILNLRWETSLAIGLMLALSSTAIVLQTLTEKGWIKQEAGQNAFSVLLFQDIAVIPILALLPLLAFSEISHVASNHGNLIEHLPVFAQVLISLATIAAIIFSGKYIATPLFRYIAETRLRELFTLFALFLVIVIAVIMQKIGLSPALGTFLAGVVLAESEFRHELEVDIEPFKGLLLGLFFITVGASIDFPLLIEQFSNVMLFVIGLIVIKAFVLYILAYAFNIKSKQKLLFTLALAQGGEFAFVLLSLTSTLQILSVEQTKLTTLVVAISMLMAPLLLMFYEKVINREDNTQQAFDKPEQIEATKNVIIAGYGRFGQVIGRLLTAQGYHLSILDHSPSQIELLRRFGNKVFYGDAARIDLLTASGASEAQLLVIAIDDADKVLEIATMAKKHYPQLKIAARAIDRRHAYQLMHLGIETFKRETFDSALNLGVEALTLLGNEPADAKRAGEIFAKHDNESLTALADLWGDDHSYGIAVKQRIEDLKQVLSNDRNEQEKLNTCRKSDGTPCDDITESDEASVVESNATTSEKLNNASK
- a CDS encoding pirin family protein, encoding MAKVLTSIEHDLGGLHVKRVLPHQEKRMVGPFIFFDQMGPNDFPAGKGINVRPHPHIGLSTLTYLFAGNILHRDSLGNNLEISPGDVNWMTAGKGITHSERESFEVRANPHAISGLQCWIALPEDKVEIEPAFIHVKKQDLPHSTYKDVMMRLIVGDAYGLSSPVKSYSPMFYIDVVAGAESTITKPHPTQETAIFVISGKIEIKGETYGTSEFVFLDENDHDITMIEGGRFIMLGGEKFQKVPYLHWNFVAYTKERMEQAKDDWKNGRFPTIPGDDKEFIPL
- a CDS encoding FMN-dependent NADH-azoreductase, with the translated sequence MNNILFIKSSLNGEQGNSTKLAQELVTNLSATSEVKVVDRDLAKQALAHLTQEEMAAWMAQESERTEQQALLASVSDSLITELTKADTLVVAMPMYNFGVPSTFKAWVDRVARAGVTFRYTENGPVGLLKNKRVIVVAARGGMHAGTTSDSQTQYLTSFFNFIGIDNIDFIYAEGLNMPGGDERFAAAQSVIKSVSL
- a CDS encoding DoxX family protein, whose translation is MKALLAKLTRSNAGYSALALRLPIGIIFMAHGAQKLFGWFGGYGLEGTGGWMESIGLAPGFIMALLAGSAEFFGGLFILLGLLTRPAAIALSLTMVVAIFSVHFANGLFMSNNGYEFGLALLAASVSLAFSGSGKLALDNVLAKKLS
- a CDS encoding DUF885 domain-containing protein; the encoded protein is MRSSIALLGAVVFLSACQPNSSTQTTVQESPAIAVSKTVTQSQLSETKRLNEWFAIKYEAQLQNSPMMLTMLGRKDKYDQIDDMTESYQQEQLAWQAASVDELTANFDYSKLTSEAKMSYDIWLYLYQQAKTAAKFNKHRYIFDQFDGAQASVAQFLINFHRVDELSDMQAYITRIAGISTAITQLLERAKVNAAAGTRPPKFAYEGVIEQSNNLISGIPFSNAEDASDSPLWMDIERKIRGLVDTDEISVDQAQALKFAAKKQLLEVFLPSYQALIAWFESDIVNTVSNPTGVSSQKNGQAFYSQMIEASTTTELTAEEIHNIGIKEVERITNEMITIKERVGFKGDLSAFFDFIKTDEQFFYSNTNIGRQGYITDTEIYLDFINKQLPNYFGILPQAGLVVKRVEAFREQDGAAQHYAPGTPDGSRPGVYYAHLSDMLSMPKNEMEGVAYHEGNPGHHMQISIAQELTSIPQFRTQTSFIAYVEGWGLYAELLAKEMGGYQDDYSDFGRLVNEIWRAVRLVVDTGLHAKGWTEEQAVTYFKEKTPVAEDAIISEIRRYLVLPGQATAYKIGMLKMQELRASAEQKLGDRFDIRGFHDTVLGGGAMPLALLERRVNDWIKSQMTK
- a CDS encoding UDP-2,3-diacylglucosamine diphosphatase; this encodes MSETSHVNNKSALTYFIADLHLAQNRPDITACFLTFLKNDAPKAQTLYILGDLFEYWIGDDDNSPFLLEISQAIKALSVLGCKIYFIHGNRDFLLGKRFAKQSGMELLPEVTLIDLYGMPVVIMHGDTLCTRDVGYQAFRKKSRSWWWQALIKSLPLFVRRKIANNYREQSSTATAMKSQDIMDVTDSEVVHCLEQYQSQLLIHGHTHRPAVHDVKANNQQAQRIVLGDWYEQGAWLKVTPDSMDLLDSPFE